GACATGTTGACCCCGAACGCCGCGGCCTCGAAGAGCGAGAGCCGGAACAGGTCGTAGCCGCGGCCCTCTTTCAACGACGCGACCAGCTCGGGCACCACGCCGCCGTAGGGGTTCTCGACGACGATGACGTCCTTGTCGCCGGCGAACCCGGCCACGTAGCGGAACCACTCCGGCTGCCGGAACGTGGTGTTGCGCATCTCGGTGACGATCAGGTCGACGTCGTCGACCAGGCCGAGATACTGCGGGTCCATGTTGAAGAAGTTGCCGGAGACCAGCACCTCGCGGCCGACCGACCGGCCGTAGTCCCGGGCGTACGTCGCGAGCTCCGCGAAGTGGGCCCGGATCGCGCCGAGCTGGTAGCGGTGGTACTCGGGGTACAGCGGCGTCTCGTCGAGCCGGCTCTTGAAGTCGAAGCCCTGCTCGAGAAGCCATTGTCCATAGTGGAAGTCGGCGCGACCCAGGTAATCACTGAAGCCTGCCATGCAGTCCCGGCAGAAGCAGCCGCCATACTGCAACGAGCCCAGCGGCAACTCGGTCTCGTCGAGCTGCACCCCGTCGACGCCGGCGTCGATCTGGATCTTGATGATCGCCTTCAGATACTCGCGCCAGACCGGGTTGTTGCGGTCCATGTAAAAGCACTGGTGCTCGCGGTCCGGGCACTCGACCCAGCGGGCGTGCAGCGCGGTCTGGTGGATGTCGCGGGCGCAGCACTCCTCGATCAGGTCGCTGACCGGCTCGCCGGCACTGTTGACCAGGCCGTCGGGGAAGTAGTCCTCGACCGGCTTCCACAGCTTCGGGTAGCGGTTCTGGCCGAACTCGCGCAGCCCCAGCCAGCCCCGCTTCCCGGCGCCGCGCAACTCGTTGATCGCGAGCACCTCGTCTTCGGCCTCGGACAGCTCGACCGGGAACTCCCAGCCCTGCGCCTCGAAGACGATGCCCAGCACCCGGATGCCGCGGGCCTGCGCGGCCGCGATGAACTCGCTGTCGTTGACGAAGCCGTAGAACCGGGACCGGGCGTCGACCGGGCCGAACGCCTCCTGCTCGAGGTAGGGCAGCAAGATCGAACCGCCGCCCAGCGAGGCCCAGACCAGCGTCGTGGCCCGGTAGTCGACCAGGTCGTCGATCATCCGCAGCCGGCGGGGCGGCAGGCTCGGGTGGTAGCAGTGCTGGCGGGGGAACCAGGCGTCGAAATACACGCCACGTTGCATCGCGAACTCCCGTCTAGACGATCAGGGGTGCCAGCGTGCGCTGGGCGATCACGAGACCTTGGCGGACCCGTTCGGGCGTGCCGGACCAGACCGGGTCCTCGTGCTCGACGGAGACATAGCCGTCGTAGCCGCCCTCGTAGAGCACGTCGACCAGGCGTCGCCAGTCGACCTCGCCGAGCCCCGGGATCCGGTAGCGCCACCAGCCGCTGGTCCACGGCGACGGCTTGTCGATCAGTTGGCCGAAGATCCCGTAGCCGTTGCGCGCGGCCGGGTCGATCTGGACGTCCTTGGCCTGCACGTGCTTGACCAGGCCAAGGTTGCCGGCCAGCGCGGTGACCGGGTCGATGCCGAGCCACACCAGGTGCGACGGGTCGAAGTTGAGGAAGAAGCCCAGCCCGCCCAGCCAGCGCCACAGCTCGGGGGAGTAGGCGAGGTTGGCCGGGTAACCGTCGGGGTGCCAGCCCTCCATCGGGCAGTTCTCCACGACGAAGACCACACCCCGCTGCGAGGCGTACGCCACGAGCGGCGGCAGCAGGTCTTCGGCGAGCCGCAGGTTCTCGGCGACCGTCCGGGTGATGTCGCGGCCGATGAACGTGCCGACCAGTGGGCAGCCCAGCGCCGCGGCCTGGTCGACACAGCGCCGCAGGTGGTCGTGGATCCGGTCGCGAAGCACGAGGTCGTGGTGCAGCAGGTTCTCGTAGTAGGCGACCGCAGACAGGGCCAGGCCGTGCCGGGCCAGCACGTCGCCGGTCGTCGCGTCGAGATGGCTCGCCTCCCACGGCCGCCCGGGATCGGCGGGCCACGCCGCCACTTCGAGCGCGGCGTAGCCCTGCCCGGCGGCCCACCCGGCGATCGCGTCGAGCGACTCGCCGGGCAGGCACGCGGTCAGGAAGCCGAGCTTCATCGAGGGTCGGGCTGGTAGGTGTTCCCGGCGCTGTCCCTGCCCCGGGCCAGCCAGATCTTCCAGCCGGCGTTGTCGGGCACGTCCAGCACCTTCACCGACGCCGGGAAGTAGCGCATCGTGTAGCCCGTACGCCGGATGTCACTGGTGTTGGGTTTGGCGCCGTGGATGATCCGTCCATCGTGGAGGGAGCACTGGCCGCGCTCCAGCTCGAAATAGACCGCCTTGCTCTCGTCGACGCCCGGAATCTCGGCGTGGAACGTCTGCACGGTCTTGTCGGTCGGCACATAGTCGGAGAACCCGTTGTGGTGCGTGCCCGGGATGACCCGCATGCAGCCGTTCTCCTGGTTGCTCGGGCCGAGCGCGAGCCAGACGGTGACGATCCGGTCATACTCCGAGAGCCGCCCGTTCCAGTACGCGCTGTCCTCGTGCCACGGCGTGGCCCGGCCGACCTTGGGGTCCTTCGAGATGAAGTGGCTGGTCCACAGTGCGATGTCGGGGCCGACCAGCGGCTCCACCAGGTCGAGCACGTCATCGGAGAGAAGGAAGTCGAGCAGCCGCGGGTCGCGGAAGTGCGGGGTGTCGAGCTCGTCGGAGAGCTTCGCGCCCTTCTCGGCGAGGTGCTCGTCGAAGATGCCCTCGAGCCGGTCGAGCTTCTCGGGAGCGAACAACGGTGAGCGGTTGAGGTAGTAGCCGTTCTCGCGGAAGAAGGCGACGTCCTGTTGGTCCAGCACGGTATGCACCTCCGGTGCGGATCAGGGGTTGGCGGCCATCGCCCGGATCAGCGCTGCGAACAGGTCGAGGTCTTCGACGAAGTCCTCCGGCCCGGTCTTCGGCTGGCCGCCGGTGGTGACCATCGTGTGGAAATACTCGAGTTCGTGCGTGTAGGGATCCTTGAGGTGCGGCCGGCTGACGGTGTGGTGCAGCCCGTCGCCGCGGGTCTCCTCGGTGATCAGCAGCGTCGGGAAATGCCGGACGTACGGAGTGTCGTACTGCACCCGCATGGTCGCGTACTCGCCGTACACCTCGATGTGCGCGTCGAACCGGAGTTGCTGGTCCACGCCGGTCTCGTAGGTGACCAGGTAGTCGTCGTACTCCAGCAGCGCCGTGATGAACTGCCCGTCGCGCCACTGCCGGGCCGCCAGCACGCCGCGCGGCCGGCCGAGCAACTCGCGCATCGCCGACAGGTCGTGACTGCCGAGGCCGCAGAGCAGCCGATAGGTCCCAGCGAGCACGTCCGGGACGTCGCCGAGCGCGTCGGCGACCAGGGCCCGCCCCTTGGCCCACCGTTCTTCGATCTTTTCCCGGGGTACGTCCTGCGGCCGGTCCACGAAGATCGTCTGGTCGATGATGAGCTGGTTGCGGCCGATGATGTCGTGCACCCGCGCGTAGTTGATCCGGCCGAGGTCGCGGATCCGCTCGGTGGCCTCGACGAAAGCCGGCGCGAACCGCCGCATGTAGCCGACCATGACGATCGCGCCCGAGCGGTCCCGGGCGGCCATGATCTGCTCGGCCTCCCGCGGGCTCAGGCACATCGGCTTCTCGACCAGCACGTGCACGCCCCGGTCGAGGGCCGCGACCACGGCCTCGGCGTGGTATTCGTCGCTGTTGAGCACCAGCACGCAGTCCAGCCGTTCCTGGTCGAGCATCTCGGCGACCTCGGCATACCGGTTGGCCACGCCGTACTGCCCGCCGATCCGCTCCAGCAGGCCCGGCGAGATGTCGCAGACGGCGGTGACCTCGAAGAGATCCGGCAGGGACCGGAGCACCGGTAGGTGCACGACCTGGGCGACCTCGCCGAGTCCGATGACGCCCATGGACAACCGAGTCACAGGGGGACTCCTTCTGTCGCGATGCAAAACGTTTTGCCAATCGGTGGCCGCAGCCTAACCACAGCAGTGCGGTGGGGGCAATGGGTCTTGTGAGGCAACCGTGAACGGTCGTAGAGTGCGCCTCAATCCAGTTTGGCAAAACGTTTTGCACCTCCGTCCTGAGGAGGCACCATCGTGCGCCACGACTTCTCCCGCCGCTCCCTTCTCCTCGGCGCCGCCGGCCTGGCCGGAGCCGGCGCCCTCGGCGTCAGCGCTACGCCCGCCGGCGCGGCACCCCGCACCCCGCTCTGGAAGACCGCCAAGCAGCGCGGCATCGTGTTCGGCTCGTCCACCGCGACCTGGCAGCTCTCCGACCCCGACTACGCCGCGCTCTTCAGTCGCGAGGCCGCGCTGCTGTTCACCGAGGACGACCTGCTCTGGTATCGGCTCAAGCCGACTCCCGACGCGGATCTCGACTTCAGCTACGCCGACCAGATCATCGCGTTCGCCGAAGCCCAGAACATGCGGGTGTTCGGTGCCCACCTGGTCTGGGACGAGGGGTTCGGCGACGGTTGGACCGAAGACGACCTCTGGGGCATGTCCGAGCAGCGGGCCCGCACGGTGCTCTTCGGTACCGCCCGCGCGGTGGTCCGCCGCTACCGCGGCCGGGTCGACGCGTGGAGCGTCGCCAACGAGGTCACCAGCCCCGAGGGGGAGCGCGGTTATCGCACCGACGTGCCCTGGTGGGAGCCGCTCGGTCCGTCGTACGTCGAGGAGGCCTTCCACGTCGCACACGACGCCGACCCGCACGCGCTATTGGTGATCAACGAGTTCGGCTTCGAGACCGTCAACGAGTGGGGCGACGAGCCCGGGCCGCGCCGGCGCGCGACCCTCCAGGTGATCGACAAGCTGCTCGACCAGGGCGCGCCGGTGCACGCCCTCGGTGTGCAGGCCCACCTGCTGGCCGACCAGTTCCGCGACCGGTTCGACGCCGGGGCCTACACCCGCTGGTTGGGCGAGGTCGCCGACCGGGGCCTCCAGATCCTGATCACCGAACTCGACGTGCAGGATGACGGGCTACCCGCCGACGTCGCGGCCCGTGACGCCGGTGTCCGCGACGTCTACCGCCGCTATCTCGACGTCGCGCTCTCCTGCCGCGACGTGCGCGCCGTCATGGCGTTCGGCCTCTCCGACCGCTACACCTGGCTGGAAGAGGACTACCCACGGGACGACGGTGCCGCCCGCCGGCCGCTCGCCTACGATGACGACCTGGCGCCGAAGCCGGCCTACGCGGCGATCGCCAACCAGCTCGGCGGCGCACCGCACCGACCTCTACTGTGGAGCATTCCGGAATGACAGACAATCGCCGGGCGCTGGTCGTCCGCGGCGGGTGGGACGGGCACGTGCCGGTCGAGGCGACCGACCGGTTCGTGCCGTTCCTCCGCGAACAGGGCTTCCACGTCGACATCAGCGACACCCTCGACGTGTACGCCGACCCGACCGCGATGGCCGGCCTCGACCTGATCGTGCAGTGCTGGACGATGGGCACCGCGACCGACGCGCAGATCGGCGGGTTGGTCGACGCGGTGCGGTCGGGCACCGGTTTCGCCGGCTGGCACGGCGGCATCGTCGACGCGTTCCGGGCCTCGACCCGCTATCTCCAGATGACCGGCGGCCAGTTCGCCGAGCACCCCGACAACTTCGTCGACTATGAGGTCGAGGTCGTCGCCGACCGGGCCGACCACCCGATCGTCGCCGGCCTGCCGGCCAAGTGGGCCCTGCACACCGAGCAATACTGGGTGCTCACCGACGGGCTCAGCGACGTGCTCGCGACCACCCGCTTCCGGGCGACCGACGACACGGCCTGGCGGGCCGACCTCGTGGTGCCGGCGGTCTGGACCCGGCAGTGGGGCCAGGGCCGCATCTTCGTGTCGACGGTCGGCCACAAGCTCGACGACCTCGACCAGCCCGAGGTGCGCACCCTCACCGAACGCGGCCTGCTCTGGGCCGCGCGTTAGGGACAATCCGGCGCTTTGCACCCCCGGCGGGCCTTCGCGTGCAGGTCGAAGTCGTGCGCGCTGATCCGCGCCAGCCGCAGCCGGGGGCGCATCGGCCCGCGCTGCCAGAATGACCGCACCCGGTCGAGCTCGCGCCGGGCGGCGGTCTCATCGACGCGCGGGCAACCGAACTCGTGGTCACCGGCCGGCCAGTCGAGCCGCACCGCCCACATCGTGTCGGCCGACGAACGGGGCCGGCTGGCGTTGCGCAGCCCACCGCCCTCGCCGACGGTAGCGTCGAATCGCCTGGTCCAGAGACTCTGCCACACACTCTTCCCCTTCGATGCATCCACTGTGCATGTCCGGCCGAGGGGGGAAGACGCCGGCGTCCTTGATTTTACCCGTTACACCGCGCCGGAAACTGTCGTGAAGTAGTGCGTGATGAACGCGTCCGGGTTAACTGTCTCGGCGATCTCGTGTGGCCCGTCGGCGGCCGGCCGCCAGCCGGTGCCGCCGTCGGTCGGGTCGACGGTGACCTCGCCGCGGGCCCACCCGCACAGCTCGGGGGCGAAGATGGTGGCCGCCGCCAGCGGGTCGTGGAAGGTCACCTGCGGCCGCTCGGCGAACCACGATGCCGCCATGTCGGCCACCGGCCGGAGCAACGGATGGTCGCAGCGGTCCAGGAACTCGGCCGAACCCATGGTCACCCGCCGGGTCACGTCCAGCCCCACGGACCGGTGCACGCGGGCGGAGGCCGCATACACCCGGGCGGCGGCGTAGGGGTCGTTGTGGATGTTCCACTCCGGCCCGCCCGGTTCGAGGAACGAGCCACCCATCATGACCAGGCCGCGCAGCAGTGAGGGGAGCACCGGGTCGACGGCGAAGAGCAGCGCCACGTTGGTGAGCGGGCCGATCGTCAGCAGCGTGACCTCGCCCGGGTGGGCGCGGATCGTCTGCCGCATGAACTCGACCGCCTCGCCGACCGGGAAGATCTCGTCGTGCGGCCAGCGCGCGAGCGCGGCGGCCTGCGGCGGCGGCTTCTGCACGGGCGGGCCGACCAGCGGCACCCCGGCGCCCGGGAAGATCGGCACGGTCCGGCCGGCGACCCGGCACAGCACGCTGGCCAGCGAGGCCCGGTCGACCGGCGCGGCGGTCACGGTCGTGATGCCGAGCAGCTCGCACTCGGGTTGGGCGAGCAGGTAGGCCAGGCAGACCGCGTCGTCGATGTCGTTGCCGATATCGGTGTCCAGCAGAACCAGCTCGGCCATCCCGCCATGATCGCAGTTCAGGAGACCTCGGCCAACCGTTCGGCGAGGATGATCCGGGACGCCGCCTGGATCAGCGCCAGGTGCGAAAACGCCTGTGGGAAGTTGCCCAGGTGTCGCCCGGTCTTGGTGTCGAACTCCTCGGCGTAGAGGTTCATCGACGAGCCGACCTTCAGCAGGCGCTCCATCAGCTCGATGCCGCGTGCCACCTCACCGGTCGCGGTCAGCGCCGACACCAGCCAGAACGAGCAGATCAGGAACGAACCCTCCTTGCCGGACAGGCCGTCGTCGGTCTCGTTGGTCCGGTAGCGCAGCACGAACCCGTCTTCGGTGAGGTGCTTCGCTATCGCCTCGACCGTGTTGCGCATCCGCTCGTCGCTCGGCGGCAGGAAGTTGTAGAGGACCGCCAGCAGCGTCGACGCGTCGAGGGAGTCGGTGTCGTAGTGCTGGCGCAGCACGCCGTCGTCGCGTACCCCGTGCGCCAGGATGTCTTCGTGGATCTCTTTGGCCGTGTCGGCCCAGCGCTTCTTCGCGTCAGGGTGCCCGCGGATCTCGGCGAGTCGCGACGCGCGGTCCATCGCGATCCAGCACATCAGCTTCGACGAC
This genomic interval from Asanoa ferruginea contains the following:
- a CDS encoding Gfo/Idh/MocA family protein, encoding MTRLSMGVIGLGEVAQVVHLPVLRSLPDLFEVTAVCDISPGLLERIGGQYGVANRYAEVAEMLDQERLDCVLVLNSDEYHAEAVVAALDRGVHVLVEKPMCLSPREAEQIMAARDRSGAIVMVGYMRRFAPAFVEATERIRDLGRINYARVHDIIGRNQLIIDQTIFVDRPQDVPREKIEERWAKGRALVADALGDVPDVLAGTYRLLCGLGSHDLSAMRELLGRPRGVLAARQWRDGQFITALLEYDDYLVTYETGVDQQLRFDAHIEVYGEYATMRVQYDTPYVRHFPTLLITEETRGDGLHHTVSRPHLKDPYTHELEYFHTMVTTGGQPKTGPEDFVEDLDLFAALIRAMAANP
- a CDS encoding sugar phosphate isomerase/epimerase family protein, translating into MKLGFLTACLPGESLDAIAGWAAGQGYAALEVAAWPADPGRPWEASHLDATTGDVLARHGLALSAVAYYENLLHHDLVLRDRIHDHLRRCVDQAAALGCPLVGTFIGRDITRTVAENLRLAEDLLPPLVAYASQRGVVFVVENCPMEGWHPDGYPANLAYSPELWRWLGGLGFFLNFDPSHLVWLGIDPVTALAGNLGLVKHVQAKDVQIDPAARNGYGIFGQLIDKPSPWTSGWWRYRIPGLGEVDWRRLVDVLYEGGYDGYVSVEHEDPVWSGTPERVRQGLVIAQRTLAPLIV
- a CDS encoding ThuA domain-containing protein, whose product is MTDNRRALVVRGGWDGHVPVEATDRFVPFLREQGFHVDISDTLDVYADPTAMAGLDLIVQCWTMGTATDAQIGGLVDAVRSGTGFAGWHGGIVDAFRASTRYLQMTGGQFAEHPDNFVDYEVEVVADRADHPIVAGLPAKWALHTEQYWVLTDGLSDVLATTRFRATDDTAWRADLVVPAVWTRQWGQGRIFVSTVGHKLDDLDQPEVRTLTERGLLWAAR
- a CDS encoding phytanoyl-CoA dioxygenase family protein; translation: MLDQQDVAFFRENGYYLNRSPLFAPEKLDRLEGIFDEHLAEKGAKLSDELDTPHFRDPRLLDFLLSDDVLDLVEPLVGPDIALWTSHFISKDPKVGRATPWHEDSAYWNGRLSEYDRIVTVWLALGPSNQENGCMRVIPGTHHNGFSDYVPTDKTVQTFHAEIPGVDESKAVYFELERGQCSLHDGRIIHGAKPNTSDIRRTGYTMRYFPASVKVLDVPDNAGWKIWLARGRDSAGNTYQPDPR
- a CDS encoding endo-1,4-beta-xylanase, producing the protein MRHDFSRRSLLLGAAGLAGAGALGVSATPAGAAPRTPLWKTAKQRGIVFGSSTATWQLSDPDYAALFSREAALLFTEDDLLWYRLKPTPDADLDFSYADQIIAFAEAQNMRVFGAHLVWDEGFGDGWTEDDLWGMSEQRARTVLFGTARAVVRRYRGRVDAWSVANEVTSPEGERGYRTDVPWWEPLGPSYVEEAFHVAHDADPHALLVINEFGFETVNEWGDEPGPRRRATLQVIDKLLDQGAPVHALGVQAHLLADQFRDRFDAGAYTRWLGEVADRGLQILITELDVQDDGLPADVAARDAGVRDVYRRYLDVALSCRDVRAVMAFGLSDRYTWLEEDYPRDDGAARRPLAYDDDLAPKPAYAAIANQLGGAPHRPLLWSIPE
- a CDS encoding nucleoside hydrolase — its product is MAELVLLDTDIGNDIDDAVCLAYLLAQPECELLGITTVTAAPVDRASLASVLCRVAGRTVPIFPGAGVPLVGPPVQKPPPQAAALARWPHDEIFPVGEAVEFMRQTIRAHPGEVTLLTIGPLTNVALLFAVDPVLPSLLRGLVMMGGSFLEPGGPEWNIHNDPYAAARVYAASARVHRSVGLDVTRRVTMGSAEFLDRCDHPLLRPVADMAASWFAERPQVTFHDPLAAATIFAPELCGWARGEVTVDPTDGGTGWRPAADGPHEIAETVNPDAFITHYFTTVSGAV